The DNA sequence GGACTCCTCATAAATGCTTGGTTAAATTCAGGTTAAAACCTCAGCTCTAACTGGATTAGACAAAGCTTCATCTTCTTCAATATCAAACGAGAATCTTGTGCCCATACATCAGTAACAAGCGTCACTGGTTCTTGGATGACTGGTTAGTCAAACATCCAATATCAGAACTCAagttattgaaggattttaggAAATACTACGCAGATTCTAGGCCAAAAAGTGATTAAACAAACCTCGAAGTTCTTGGACGCATCCTTGATTTGCTCAGCTAGTTCTTTCTTCTTTTGAGCAGCTAAATCAGGAAATAGAATTTAGTACAAGGCCACCCAAAAtatgaaacaaaaacaaaatgcaCATGAAGTATCTGGATACCGATATCAGATAGTTCCTCCATCTTCTTTGACGTCCTCACAGCAAACCTCTGGAATCTTGGACTAGGACATGTAAGGAGATAAAACGTCAGGAGAAACAATGCTGAAATATACAAGAGTAAAGTAAACAGCCTCCACTCCAGTcccaaacaaaaaattatagttgTTATCGGCAAACAGGACATATAGGAGGGGGAAAACTAAGAAAATAACCACAtttcttcaaattttttgagGAAAGGATGTTGCACAAACCCATAGCCATAGCCCCATGACATTTTTCCTAACAAATTCTGCCCTAAGAAATTCCAGATGTAACTTTTGTCAACCCACGAACGCAAACAATTTTTTCGAATCTGATTCAGGGGTAATTGGGTAGGAGGGTTCCCCCAGCAAAAAAAATTTGGCCATCGGAACAGAACATTTCTCATGAAATTACTTCTCTCCCAATGTAGGAAATAAGCAAAGAATGCCAGACACAAAATGctgaaatcaataaaaaaaatcctcCCAAAAAAGCAGGAGCCTCAGACCGATAAAATTTAGCAAAAACATAGCGGTCATCTCCGCAATCATTACAAGCCTACGGAAGTCATCATCGGCCAACACCCCTCGACTCAAAATCaaacaacaaaagaaaagaaagattgaGGTTGACGTTAAATCGATTCACCTGTTGGCAAGACCGTTGACAATAAGCTCATTGGCCACATAAGATATTACCCTGTGAATGAAATTTCCACCTCCAGCCATTCTTCAAACGAAAGCAAGAAAAAATTCAGCTTTGAATTAATTCCAGAGAGCAGatgatatatacatatataatcgGAATACGCGACATATAAAATTAGGACGTGATCACATTTCCAATACCTGAAAGCGATCGGGGAAATGAAATCCTAACTCCTGAATCCTTCTCAAAGGCGGCCTGTGTTGTTTGGATTGACGAACAAATTCTATCGCTTCTCGTTGCTCCTGCTTTAAATGGATTCCTTGGCTAGGGCTAGGGGGGGCCGAATCTTATGTAAAGAGTTGGGCTCTAGAGTGAAAATTAATTGGATCAAACCGGGcccacaaaatattaaatatatttctttgttttttaaataaatgtaCGACTCTTATCATTGTCTGATTTAAAAATAGAGTagtttttttgtgagacgatctcatgaatctctatctgtgagacgagtcaactctatcgatattcacaataaaaagtaatacttttaggcataaaaagtaatattttttcatggatgatcacacaagtttttgtttatCAACAGACATACAGATGGTcatacaaaagaattacaaagtTAACGAAAACACAATACATCATTGGCATGTTTGTTGCCAAAATGACTCAAAAATACATCAATCgttcaaatattttcttaaatacatgTGCTACAACAAATGAGCATAAAGTATTTGATTCCATGTATCAGGAACTCCCGGCAAGCACCAATGTATGCAATCTGCATGGTGTAGAGGATCGGCCTTTTCGTCATCTGTCAACAATCTTCCTCCCGATTCCGTGTAAATCGAAGAGTGTGCGTCAATTCTGTATTCTGATAATTGAGTGATGTTCAACAAGATCACAGGGATTTTCATCCGGTGGATTAAGTCTTTCACGACGCCCATGATCTGTTTATCTGAGCCTGTCCCCCAGTGTCGTTTCTTCATCACTGGCTTCGTTTCGTTGAAGCATTTGATCCCATTTTCGTGCCCCCAGTCCGCGCTCCTGAAACATGAAAAGGGCGCAAAGTTTCTGAAAGGCAGCTTTGCCGTAGTATGTAAGCGTATAGATATGATTTGGTTCAATATTTCTAGATCAATATAAGTTCACTATGATGCAATGTGAATATAGATAGGTGTCATTAGATGGAAGTCCTTTTCGCATCGCACCATGGTTTTCAATGGGGACATCGATATAGAATAACAAACTTAAGAAAAGACTAGTCTTTTGGGTGGATCATTCTGCAATTTATCAATGGGTTGGTGAAAGTATTAGGTGCTGAAAATGAACTTACCTTTGGTGCGTAGGGGACATTGTAGTGAAAAAAACTCGAGTTTTGTTGGGATTAATGTTTGAATCCATCCAATTTGCCCATGTCTTGAGCCCTATTCGGTAAGAAACAGGTGCATCTAGTTCTTCATATCCTTCATCACCGTTTGCAAACGAACCCCATCTGCGCTTCATTAGGCCAGCGATTaatgtatatgtattgtgttttgtACATTATTCAATGGAAAGAGTTTACAGGGAGAGAATTTACAATGAGTTGATCCTGAGGCCACTCATCCACCAAACATACGTGTTGAACACAAGTAGATCAACTCCAATCCAGTGTCTCGCATGTTTCTCCACTGAATCAACTCTCAGAATTCTCTTTTTGGGATCTGTTATAATGTGCAAATCAGTGTTGGATTCCACTAAAAATGGAGCCCAATAGAACTCAATTGTGGCATTATACTCCTGAAAAACCAAGAAAACAGTTCAGTTCTAGGACTATATGTACAATGATAAAATTCAGTCCATATTCTTCTAATGTACCTTGGCTCTGAAAACTGTATGAACACGGCCTCGTTTGATCGATTTCTTCCCTTCTGGTATCACAGACTCCACGAGGCAAACGAAGGATTGCCACTGTCCTCTTTGCAAAGAATCCCCAATGAACATTAACCTTTTCCCTTCAAGTTTACGCAGAGCTGTTTCAGGATTGAACCTGGGAAAGAAAATTATTAACAAACAATAACTAATGCTGGACCATGGTAGCTCAAGGTTTTGGGAGAACTCAGCTCCGGAGTGGTAGCACAGCTAGTGTTTGAACCCCCTTGATCGCAATCCTCTTTATGTTTGATTAAGTTTGCTAGGTTTTTGTTGCTTAATACCAGAGCAACTTAGTCTTTGAGTATTAATTCAGCATAATGTATTCTTTTAGTCTCCAACTTACACGTGAGGCGATGCAAATGTACAATAAATTAATGTAGAATGAAAGATATATTGCTTTATGGTCAGTTTAGTGCCGTTTGTAGATGATAATTACTACAATACCTAGGCAAGAAACAATCATCAGGCTGCCATTCCCAGTGCCTGTAATCCGAATCCAGCCGTCCATTCTTGACACATGAAACCTGCCTGTCCAGATATGGGCATGTCCTGTCTGAGTACAATGGCTTAATCGAACGGTTGAACATCCATTTTCCATCGACAAGGCTGCACTCTTTTGGATCAAACTCAAACCGATCATCGGCTGCATAATTCAATGCACTAGCATGAACATATCTCCCACCTTTACAATACAACCAAAGGAcaaatttttaagattttcagACATGGAAACTAAATAAAAACGAAAACAAGAAACTGAGCAGAATAACACATATACACCTGACACAGACTTCTCAGCAGCCTTTCTCTTAGCACAAGGCTTAAACCTGAACTTGGATGAAAGGGAGCTGATTCTTTCTGTGTACAAAAGGGCAAAAAAGGCAACACCACAAACTACAACGATAAGAACCGATAAAGGCAGCTTCCCACGCGAAGGTCTTGGTGTGCCCATCACAAAAAAAGCTGAAGATGGACACTCTGGAGAGGGAAAAGTTGAGAGATATAGGGAGGCCTGAGGGGGTGATCAAATGCAAGTGCGGCAGGATGATGAGGAAATTGATTAAACTTTAGAAACATTTTGAGGATTAATTTATTTGGTTCTTGAGTAGAAGTGAAGTTAGAATCATGTCTGATTCAGCAATACATTCTACTTTTTAAGTAAACAAATTAAAGCCAATTACTCAGCAAGTTGCAAGCTTAccatacatatataattttctagaggAGCAGGTTGATTAGGTGCAATTGCCCGTAAACTCCATGTTTCTTTTCTCAGATCAACTCTCTCATTTCCAGTACATTAAGGAACTTTTCAAAATTCCTAGCTCGGATGGATTTTGATCCTCTGCTATGTTGAAAATACAGCATTTGGAGCAGTACAttttttacacgagatgatcacATGATCATTTTGTGGACATCACCCCAcatgagataaattttaaaagttctcaGATTAAACGAGATGATCATGTGATCATCTCTTGTAAAAAGTGCACATCACTTGATGCTGCATTTTTAACACATTAGAGGATCCAAATCCGGCTCGGATCTACCCACACACATGATCATATAACCTATTTGATAAGAGTcgattaaaatatatgtatactctatatactattttttttagatgTAAGTTCTATAtgcattatttttatatgttgatttaCATTAATTCTTTCAATAGCTAAATCTTAGGTATAAACTCATTTATGCTCGAGTTTCGAAGATTCTTATACACATCCATTGTCTAAATGAAAAAAGTAATAGTTAATATTGTATGGGTATCAACTCACTGCCGTCAGAGGTTCGACTTGTCAATCGAACAGGTTCTTGTATGGTACAAATGAGGTTCCTTAGAGTTGTAAGATTCAAGAATATTGTTTATAAAAATGTAAAACCCTTCTTTGTTTATACAGATATATATGTTCTTTTTTTAATGTTGTGTTTTAAGTTTATATACTTCTAATATTGTGGAAACTCATTCACCAGTCGTTACCTGTCAACGGACATTCGATAAATCCTAGGATAATTTAATAGCCTGCAGAATGCGCTAGTCGAGCAAACCGTACTAGGCAAGTCCAATGCAACCGGCTCATCCGAGCAAGTGCTGATAAGAGGAATCGAACACATGATCATTGATCAAACGTTCACTTTCGAGACACGAATATATATTGGGTATCCAAATTAAGTTCAATCATAACAGGATAACATAGACAAAACTGATCATTTTCTTCACTTCGATGCCCTTTTTTCTTAAACAATCATTCAATGATTTGATAAGTTGCCCTTTATCTTATAGAAATTACGGCTGTCAAATTGAAATAGAGGGGTTCTCTGAAAAAGGCCTCCAGTAAAGTAACGTAATGAATTTCGGTCTCAAGTTAAATTACCCTTCTAATATTTGATAAATTGTGGAGTTCGTGTACTTGTGACCAATAAGTCATATGTTCTGTTTTTTCCAACATATTTTTGGACGAGTCTGTTACACAACGTTTTTCTAATATGATTTATCTAGTTGACTGCATTCAACTCAAGGGTTTATCTAGtagaatttatatttaattgaccgaatattataatataagatCGAATGTGATAccttaataatattaataatttgaaatgtgAAAGACTAAATTATGTTAGAACATACATGTCGCAATGTAATATTGTTAATGAAAAagttttaatttgatatattgtTAATCGCTAATCATACTTGAATATACAGCTCAACAACTACAGGGGATTTTTACTGTTAGACGGGGGTTATCGAGGAAGAAGCTGAGAAGTCGCTTATCAATTAGAAAGGCAACTGCTGCGGGAGTGCGGGTGCGGGTCCAACCTTAACATGCTCATATATATGAAATATCGTAACGAGATTTGTATAacgattttatgataaaaaaaaaattcaataaaaaagtctatttataaaaatctcttgataaattcaatataatataattattataaatatattatatatttgttatacTTTTAGCGTTGTTGAAATACttgttaaacaaaaaaattaaaaaaccgtGAAATTTCTCCAAACACAGGCAAATGTTAGGTCTA is a window from the Primulina huaijiensis isolate GDHJ02 unplaced genomic scaffold, ASM1229523v2 scaffold40231, whole genome shotgun sequence genome containing:
- the LOC140969094 gene encoding protein trichome birefringence-like 3, translating into MGTPRPSRGKLPLSVLIVVVCGVAFFALLYTERISSLSSKFRFKPCAKRKAAEKSVSGGRYVHASALNYAADDRFEFDPKECSLVDGKWMFNRSIKPLYSDRTCPYLDRQVSCVKNGRLDSDYRHWEWQPDDCFLPRFNPETALRKLEGKRLMFIGDSLQRGQWQSFVCLVESVIPEGKKSIKRGRVHTVFRAKEYNATIEFYWAPFLVESNTDLHIITDPKKRILRVDSVEKHARHWIGVDLLVFNTYVWWMSGLRINSLWGSFANGDEGYEELDAPVSYRIGLKTWANWMDSNINPNKTRVFFTTMSPTHQRSADWGHENGIKCFNETKPVMKKRHWGTGSDKQIMGVVKDLIHRMKIPVILLNITQLSEYRIDAHSSIYTESGGRLLTDDEKADPLHHADCIHWCLPGVPDTWNQILYAHLL
- the LOC140969079 gene encoding uncharacterized protein → MAGGGNFIHRVISYVANELIVNGLANSPRFQRFAVRTSKKMEELSDIAAQKKKELAEQIKDASKNFESSKNQ